A region of Pseudomonas marginalis DNA encodes the following proteins:
- a CDS encoding cytochrome c oxidase assembly protein encodes MADSVPLKRLVTRLLILVVAMFAFGFALVPIYDVMCKAFGINGKTAGQYEGEQVVDLTRQVRVQFLSTNAIDMVWEFHSKADEVVVNPGAVTEMLFVAYNPTDKPMTAQAVPSISPAEAAMYFHKTECFCFTQQVLQPGQRIEMPVRFIVDRDMPKDVKHLTLAYTLFDITARQPPVAVRTGG; translated from the coding sequence ATGGCTGACTCCGTGCCCCTCAAGCGCCTGGTTACCCGCCTGCTGATCCTGGTGGTAGCGATGTTCGCCTTCGGCTTTGCCCTGGTGCCGATCTACGACGTGATGTGCAAGGCGTTCGGCATCAACGGCAAGACGGCCGGGCAGTACGAAGGCGAGCAGGTCGTCGACCTCACGCGCCAGGTACGGGTGCAGTTCCTGTCCACCAATGCCATCGACATGGTCTGGGAGTTTCATTCCAAGGCTGACGAGGTGGTGGTCAACCCCGGTGCCGTCACCGAGATGCTGTTCGTGGCCTACAACCCCACTGACAAGCCGATGACCGCCCAGGCGGTGCCGAGCATTTCCCCCGCCGAAGCGGCGATGTATTTCCACAAGACCGAATGCTTTTGCTTCACCCAGCAAGTGCTGCAGCCAGGCCAACGCATCGAGATGCCAGTGCGTTTTATTGTCGACCGTGACATGCCCAAGGATGTGAAGCATTTGACCCTGGCGTACACGCTGTTTGATATCACTGCGCGCCAACCGCCCGTGGCTGTCCGTACCGGCGGCTAG
- a CDS encoding cytochrome c oxidase subunit 3, giving the protein MSTHDTYYVPAQSKWPIIATIGMLVTVYGLAVWFNDLKAARPESHGPWIFFVGGLLLAYMLFGWFGAVIKESRAGLYSAQMDRSFRWGMTWFIFSEVMFFIAFFGALFYVRHLSGPALAGEGPKGIAHMLWPNFEFAWPLLNNPDPKLYPAPEGTISPWGLPLVNTILLVSSSVTITIAHHALRKGHRGALKIWLAITVLLGLAFLGFQAEEYIHAYKELGLTLGSGVYGATFFMLTGFHGAHVTIGTIILFVMLMRILRGHFNAEHQFGFEAASWYWHFVDVVWIGLFFFVYVL; this is encoded by the coding sequence ATGTCGACTCATGATACGTACTACGTACCAGCGCAAAGCAAATGGCCGATAATTGCCACGATTGGCATGCTGGTCACCGTGTATGGCCTGGCCGTGTGGTTCAACGACCTGAAGGCGGCACGCCCTGAATCCCACGGGCCGTGGATCTTTTTCGTCGGAGGGCTGTTGCTGGCCTACATGCTGTTTGGCTGGTTCGGTGCAGTGATCAAGGAAAGCCGCGCCGGTTTGTACAGCGCCCAGATGGACCGCTCGTTTCGCTGGGGCATGACCTGGTTCATTTTTTCCGAGGTGATGTTCTTCATCGCGTTTTTCGGTGCGCTGTTCTACGTGCGCCATTTGTCCGGTCCCGCATTGGCCGGCGAAGGCCCCAAAGGCATTGCGCACATGCTGTGGCCGAACTTCGAGTTTGCCTGGCCGTTGCTCAACAACCCGGACCCGAAGCTCTATCCCGCGCCGGAGGGCACCATCAGCCCGTGGGGCTTGCCGTTGGTGAACACCATCCTGCTGGTGAGTTCCAGCGTGACCATCACCATTGCCCACCACGCCTTGCGCAAGGGGCATCGCGGCGCGCTGAAAATCTGGCTGGCGATCACCGTCTTGCTGGGCCTGGCATTCCTCGGGTTCCAGGCCGAGGAATACATCCATGCCTATAAAGAACTGGGCCTGACCTTGGGTTCGGGGGTGTACGGCGCGACGTTCTTTATGCTCACGGGCTTCCACGGTGCTCACGTGACCATCGGCACCATCATTTTGTTTGTGATGCTGATGCGCATCCTGCGCGGGCATTTCAATGCCGAGCATCAGTTCGGTTTCGAGGCGGCCAGTTGGTATTGGCACTTCGTGGATGTGGTGTGGATCGGGCTGTTTTTCTTCGTCTATGTGCTCTGA
- a CDS encoding twin transmembrane helix small protein has translation MLKAAIALMLIATVVSLFSGLFFLVKDEGNSNRLVTALTVRVVLAVITVALIAWGFFSGQLVSHAPW, from the coding sequence ATGCTCAAAGCAGCCATTGCCCTGATGCTGATCGCGACCGTCGTGAGCCTGTTCAGTGGCCTGTTCTTCCTGGTCAAGGACGAGGGCAACTCCAACCGCCTCGTGACGGCCTTGACCGTGCGTGTGGTACTGGCCGTGATCACCGTGGCATTGATCGCCTGGGGATTTTTCAGCGGCCAGCTGGTATCTCATGCGCCCTGGTAA